In the Bacteroidales bacterium genome, ATCATGACCTATAACCAGCTGAATTCCTATATTGCCAAAGAGAAGCTCAGAGGCAACAAAACAGTTGGCAAATTCGATCTTGAAAAAAATAAACGTTTTACTTTCCCTTTGCAAACCTGGTGCTTGCCTTCATTGGGGTTGCCCTTTCGAGCCGAAAAGTAAGGGGTGGAATAGGGATGCACCTTGGAATGGGTATTGCCATTGCCTTTACCTTCATCCTGATGCTTCAGGTTACCTCAGTTTTTGCAGTCTTCGGCAATCTTCC is a window encoding:
- a CDS encoding LptF/LptG family permease — its product is MLAFIGVALSSRKVRGGIGMHLGMGIAIAFTFILMLQVTSVFAVFGNLPPYIALWIPNLIFTIVAIFLLRAAPK